A region from the Procambarus clarkii isolate CNS0578487 unplaced genomic scaffold, FALCON_Pclarkii_2.0 HiC_scaffold_173, whole genome shotgun sequence genome encodes:
- the LOC138361076 gene encoding tigger transposable element-derived protein 7-like has translation MSGSSMNRSGGGKRKKVVLTLKDKLRVIQLCEHGRSTSSVAKEYNIGTSTVSDIRKQKEKLMQFISMCESEGASTSRGFVRKTMKTSTHVQLDEAVYKWFAQHRTVGVTIRGPEIQNAASRFAASLGIKNFEASEGWVTRFKGRHNIVKRKIVGEKLSADESSVEPFKRKLREYIVANNIYSYQIYNADETGLYWRSLPEKTLAMRSEGCVPGRKVCKDRLSAMMCANADGTDRITCAIVGKSKKPRALQHCMDRLPVKYYDSKNAWFTQEIFLSWFHDVFCREVRAYQIKKLKIRPSEVRALLLLDNAPAHPRIDTLTSHDGKITCMALPPNTTSLIQPMDQGVICATKRLYTKKMLNEVLVVLPLPEDIELGVDNRSKKNLQNLKNYTIKEAIYNWAKVWSVVKESTLKNSWKKLLTSTVRNDEEMDFEGFTDEIHGMFRNAGENLERQDVVDWLEQDANDPGYGVMSEDEILQSVTGEVDEEDEEGSEEPTPMTTKYSTLMTYVDGLINFSSNCAHPEVGNMYPYLRRTKELIIPVNTEGKQHLIHIWYENQTKRLQQVRRHAQPKRLQQVRLHAQPKSLQQVRRHTQPKCLQPVRHPQQTVRTNFA, from the coding sequence atgtctggtagcagcatgaatcgttctggaggtggaaagaggaagaaggttgtcctaacacttaaggacaagctacgtgttatacaactttgtgaacatggccggtcgacctcaagtgttgccaaggaatataatataggcactagtactgtttctgatataaggaaacaaaaagagaaacttatgcaattcatttcaatgtgtgaaagtgaaggtgcaagcactagcagaggtTTTGTTAGAAAAACTATGAAAACTTCGACGCATGTgcagttggatgaggctgtgtacaagtggtttgctcagcaccgcacagttggcgtgacaattcgcggcccagaaatacaaaatgctgcaagcaggtttgctgcaagccttggaataaagaatttcgaagcgagtgaagggtgggttacaaggttcaagggtaggcacaatattgtgaagaggaaaattgtcggtgaaaaactgagtgcagatgaaagcagtgtagaaccatttaaacGTAAATTACGAGAATATATTGTGGCAAATAATATTTATTcgtatcaaatttataatgcagatgaaactgggttgtattggaggagtttaccagaaaaaactctagcaatgaggagtgagggttgtgtgccaggacGTAAGGTTTGCAAGGACAGGCTCTCAGCCATGATGTGTGCGAATGCCGACGGCACAGACAGAATCACgtgtgcaattgttggcaaatctaagaaaccaagagccttgcaacattgcaTGGACAGACTGCCAGTGAAATATTATGACTCAAAAAATGCATGGTTTACACAGGAGATCTTTCTTTCCTGGTTTCATGACGTGTTCTGCAGGGAAGTTCGTGCCTATCAAATTAAGAAACTCAAAATAAGGCCAAGCGAAGTTCGGGCTTTACTGTTGCTTGATAATGCACCTGCCCACCCCAGAATTGACACGTTAACCTCACATGATGGCAAGATAACGTGTATGGCACTTcctcctaacacaacctctctcatTCAGCCTATGGATCAGGGAGTTATCTGTGCTACGAAGAGGTTGTACACCAAAAAAATGCTAAACGAAGTTTTGGTGGTTTTGCCTCTTCCGGAAGATATTGAACTCGGTGTGGATAACAGGTCTAAAAAAAACCTTCAGAATTTGAAGAACTATACAATCAAGGAAGCCATCTATAACTGGGCCAAGGTATGGAGTGTAGTAAAGGAATCGACTTTGAAAAATTCCTGGAAAAAACTCCTCACGTCTACGGTCAGAAATGATgaagaaatggattttgaaggatttacagatgaaatccatggaatgtttagaaatgccggcgaaaacttagaaagacaggatgtggttgattggcttgaacAAGATGCCAATGATCcaggatatggtgtgatgagtgaagacGAGATTCTACAGTCTGTTACTGGTGAGGTGGACGAAGAGGATGAAGAAGGCAGTGAAGAACCAACACCAATGACCACGAAATACAGTACACTCATGACGTATGTTGATGGATTAATAAATTTTTCATCAAATTGTGctcatccagaggttggaaacatGTATCCGTACCTTAGGCGAACAAAAGAGCTGATCATACCAgtgaacacagaaggcaagcaacacttgattcatatatggtacgaaaatcaaaccaagcgccttcaacaagtgaggcggcacgcgcaacccaagcgccttcaacaagtgaggctgcaCGCGCAACCCAagagccttcaacaagtgaggcggcacacgcaacccaagtgccttcaaccagtgaggcatcctCAGCAGACAGTGAGAACTAACTTTgcctaa